Proteins encoded within one genomic window of Paenarthrobacter sp. JL.01a:
- a CDS encoding enoyl-CoA hydratase/isomerase family protein: MIELAIANGIAEIVLNAPEKLNSLNEDALLELGKAYDDAAAAASRGEVRALLLRGEGRAFCAGRDIAGVTPETDDAQAYLGGLVEPLLKKMAAFPAPTFAAAHGACLGVGLGLLLATDVVYVAENAKFGSPFAKLGATLDSGGHWYFTERLGMHRTLDLIYTADLISGTEAVAQGMFSRAMPDDALLAMTRSIVERVASGATQAFVASKELVAHIRDQRLGLWESMAEENTEQARLCKTDDYAEGFRAFQEKRAPVFKG, translated from the coding sequence ATGATCGAGCTCGCCATTGCCAACGGCATCGCCGAAATTGTCCTCAACGCCCCGGAAAAGCTGAACTCGCTCAACGAGGACGCGCTGCTTGAGTTGGGCAAGGCGTACGACGACGCCGCTGCCGCCGCCTCCCGTGGCGAGGTGCGGGCGCTGCTGCTCCGCGGAGAGGGCCGCGCCTTCTGTGCCGGGCGCGACATCGCAGGCGTTACCCCGGAAACCGACGACGCCCAGGCCTACCTGGGCGGCTTGGTTGAGCCTTTGTTGAAGAAGATGGCAGCCTTTCCCGCACCCACTTTCGCTGCTGCGCACGGAGCCTGCCTGGGGGTCGGACTCGGGCTCCTGCTCGCGACGGACGTGGTGTACGTGGCGGAGAATGCCAAGTTCGGCTCGCCCTTTGCCAAGCTTGGGGCGACTCTGGATTCCGGTGGGCACTGGTACTTCACGGAGCGCCTGGGCATGCACCGGACGCTGGACCTGATCTACACGGCGGACCTCATCTCAGGCACCGAGGCCGTGGCCCAGGGCATGTTCAGCAGGGCCATGCCGGACGACGCCTTGCTGGCCATGACCCGCTCCATTGTGGAGCGTGTAGCTTCGGGCGCCACCCAGGCATTCGTTGCTTCCAAGGAGCTGGTGGCGCACATCCGCGACCAGCGCCTCGGACTTTGGGAGTCCATGGCCGAGGAAAACACCGAGCAGGCCCGGCTCTGCAAGACCGATGACTATGCCGAGGGTTTCCGGGCGTTCCAGGAGAAGCGGGCGCCGGTTTTCAAGGGGTAG
- a CDS encoding lipid kinase, whose protein sequence is MKSVREVRSAAVVINAASRRGTAASGQAVEMLRQAGLPVSSAHAVTSGAELRPTLERVIAEQHDLVVVGGGDGTVSYAAGLLAGTATAMGVLPLGTANDLARTLEIPAGLAEACAVIAEGKIVDIDLGRADDKPFLNVASVGLSVGVTEALSPKLKKRIGPLAYGVATVKAYARHKPFHARLEFPDGDHPTFELEDLLQVAVGNGRHYGGGNTVSPMAGIDDHLLDIYAILAAPLREHVKIARLLKDGSFIDHDRVFHLATRRVRLDTERPMPVNLDGEIASATPTDFTVQRNAVHVVVPQGTTSATFDGPART, encoded by the coding sequence ATGAAATCCGTCCGTGAGGTGCGCTCCGCCGCCGTCGTAATTAATGCGGCCTCGCGTCGAGGTACCGCAGCGAGCGGGCAGGCCGTGGAGATGTTGCGGCAGGCAGGACTACCGGTTTCTTCGGCGCATGCCGTTACCTCCGGCGCGGAACTTAGACCGACACTCGAGCGCGTGATTGCGGAGCAGCATGACCTGGTGGTTGTCGGTGGCGGCGACGGCACGGTGAGCTATGCCGCCGGGTTGTTGGCGGGAACCGCGACCGCCATGGGCGTCCTCCCGCTGGGCACTGCCAATGACCTTGCCCGCACGCTGGAGATACCTGCCGGACTCGCGGAGGCTTGTGCCGTGATTGCGGAGGGGAAGATCGTTGACATCGACCTCGGCAGGGCGGACGACAAGCCGTTCCTGAACGTCGCTTCCGTCGGTCTCTCCGTGGGCGTGACCGAGGCACTGAGCCCCAAACTGAAAAAGCGCATCGGTCCATTGGCTTACGGGGTCGCCACAGTCAAAGCCTATGCGCGGCATAAGCCCTTCCACGCCAGGCTGGAGTTCCCTGACGGGGACCACCCCACCTTTGAACTGGAGGACTTGCTGCAAGTGGCTGTGGGAAACGGCCGGCACTACGGCGGCGGCAACACGGTGTCCCCTATGGCCGGAATCGATGACCATCTGCTCGATATCTACGCCATCCTTGCGGCACCGCTCCGGGAGCACGTGAAGATCGCGCGGTTGCTCAAAGACGGAAGCTTCATAGATCACGATCGCGTCTTCCATCTGGCGACGCGACGGGTGCGGCTGGATACCGAGCGTCCGATGCCCGTGAACCTCGACGGCGAGATCGCCAGCGCGACGCCGACGGACTTCACGGTGCAGCGGAACGCGGTACATGTAGTTGTGCCACAGGGGACCACGAGCGCGACGTTCGATGGTCCGGCAAGGACCTGA